From Streptomyces sp. NBC_00683, one genomic window encodes:
- a CDS encoding M23 family metallopeptidase: protein MRFLRRLPALFVAALMALAGLSVAPAQAGEAGATAAPVFKAPYPCGQQWTYSHHSAEVRRALDFVRSDGGTTAGTPVLASAAGTATRYSQPSGAGNYIAINHGGGWTTYYFHLSAYSVPSGASVAQGQQIGVTGSTGNSSGAHIHYEQLLNGVGQNIVINGVGLSYPGSYNQAYLTSDNGCGGSGFPFNTWGSGVNVRADARVNAAVVTTLAGPTAVRVLCQKQGDTVNAEGYSNNWWSKLRDQNGFISNIYIDHPDAKLPGVPLC from the coding sequence GTGAGGTTTCTCAGACGTCTTCCGGCTCTGTTCGTCGCGGCACTCATGGCCCTGGCCGGACTGTCGGTCGCCCCGGCGCAGGCCGGGGAGGCCGGTGCGACGGCCGCGCCCGTCTTCAAGGCGCCCTACCCCTGCGGCCAGCAATGGACGTACAGCCACCACTCGGCCGAGGTGCGCCGAGCGCTGGACTTCGTGCGCTCCGACGGTGGTACGACAGCCGGCACCCCGGTGCTCGCCTCGGCCGCCGGCACGGCCACCCGCTACTCACAGCCGAGCGGTGCCGGCAACTACATAGCCATCAACCACGGCGGCGGCTGGACGACGTACTACTTCCACCTCTCCGCGTACTCCGTGCCGAGCGGTGCGTCCGTCGCCCAAGGACAGCAGATCGGCGTCACCGGCAGCACGGGCAACTCCTCCGGGGCGCACATTCACTACGAGCAGCTGCTCAACGGAGTGGGCCAGAACATCGTGATCAACGGCGTCGGCCTCTCCTACCCCGGCAGCTACAACCAGGCGTACCTGACCAGTGACAACGGCTGCGGTGGCAGCGGCTTCCCCTTCAACACCTGGGGGAGCGGGGTGAACGTCCGTGCCGACGCGCGCGTCAACGCCGCCGTCGTCACCACCCTCGCGGGTCCGACGGCTGTGCGGGTGCTGTGCCAGAAGCAGGGTGACACCGTCAACGCCGAGGGCTACAGCAACAACTGGTGGAGCAAACTGCGCGACCAGAACGGCTTCATCAGCAACATCTACATCGACCACCCGGACGCGAAACTGCCCGGGGTCCCTCTCTGCTGA
- a CDS encoding winged helix-turn-helix domain-containing protein yields MEFTSQELARLRVASGVDPLWETALSLHLLQNRQAPLAFGAWRREVGTALRQAGLVSLTRALTRLCPDGSYFPDFLTPGRGDADLETGLDRLLSTPRHRLRAELTRLHAHTGQPAPAGLRPLADGCPKALHRLGTALRAYHQVAVEPYLASMRAQAAADRTIRVQAVLTHGAEGLLTGYDQLPGWRYQDQRLHAPYPIERELTLRGRVLTLIPAFFCVRAPLALVDEELPPVLVHPLSPAPGWLERRHHGGDAPVAQLIGASRAELLRVLDRPMTTMDIAAALRLAPSTASRHATVLREAGLLLSQRQGVRVLHHRTGLGRAVLDGTLAPQGGSAEPVASAGS; encoded by the coding sequence GTGGAATTCACGAGCCAGGAGCTGGCCCGCTTACGCGTCGCGTCCGGCGTGGACCCGCTCTGGGAAACCGCGTTGAGTCTGCACCTCCTGCAGAACCGACAGGCGCCCCTCGCGTTCGGAGCCTGGCGCCGCGAGGTGGGGACAGCTCTGCGGCAAGCCGGCCTGGTCTCCCTGACACGTGCCCTGACGCGACTCTGCCCGGACGGCTCCTACTTCCCCGATTTCCTGACGCCCGGCCGCGGTGACGCCGATCTCGAAACCGGGCTCGACCGGCTGCTGTCCACCCCCCGGCACCGATTGCGGGCCGAACTCACCCGTCTGCACGCCCACACCGGACAACCCGCACCGGCCGGTCTGCGCCCGCTCGCCGACGGCTGCCCGAAGGCGCTGCACCGCCTCGGTACCGCTCTGCGCGCCTATCACCAGGTGGCAGTCGAGCCCTACCTCGCCTCGATGCGCGCTCAGGCGGCGGCCGACCGGACCATACGCGTCCAAGCTGTCCTCACGCATGGCGCGGAGGGACTGCTCACCGGGTACGACCAACTGCCCGGATGGCGCTACCAGGACCAGAGGCTCCACGCCCCCTACCCCATCGAACGCGAACTCACCCTGCGTGGACGGGTATTGACACTCATCCCGGCTTTCTTCTGCGTTCGCGCCCCGCTCGCCCTCGTCGATGAGGAACTGCCCCCGGTGCTCGTCCACCCCCTCTCGCCCGCGCCCGGCTGGCTCGAACGCCGCCACCACGGCGGGGACGCCCCGGTGGCCCAGCTCATCGGCGCCTCGCGTGCCGAACTCCTCAGGGTGCTGGACCGTCCGATGACCACCATGGACATCGCCGCGGCGCTGCGACTCGCACCGTCGACGGCCAGCCGGCACGCCACCGTTCTCCGGGAGGCGGGGCTGCTCCTCTCCCAGCGCCAAGGTGTACGCGTGCTCCACCACCGGACCGGGCTCGGCCGGGCGGTGCTGGACGGGACTCTGGCACCTCAGGGTGGGTCAGCTGAGCCAGTGGCGTCGGCAGGCTCGTAG